The following are encoded together in the Terriglobales bacterium genome:
- a CDS encoding CCA tRNA nucleotidyltransferase, which translates to MTAKQFATDIVRALHDRGHQAYLVGGCVRDLQLGREPADYDVATDATPDEVMRIFPDTFAVGAQFGVVLVPLPRATEEQLAAVPDEHPGSGHRHSVEVATFRSDIGYSDGRHPDQVRFSRSAEEDAQRRDFTINALLLDPLNNQLLDYVGGRRDLERGIIRAIGDPHRRFAEDKLRMLRAVRFAARFDYWIEPKTLAAIKELAPQIHQVSHERVRDELLKMLTEGHARHAFELLDQTGLLKEVLPEIAAMKGVEQPPQFHPEGDVWVHTLLLLDGLQAGASATLALGALLHDVGKPPTFRRAPDRIRFDGHVEVGMKMAQEICRRLRLSTHETDQVVALVGNHMRFADVEQMKDSTFKRFVRLPRFDEHMELHRLDCMASHRDLDRYNFTRHRLAEMPPEAIRPAPLITGSDLIAAGYAPGPLFKEILAAVEDQQLEGRLASRDEAMQFVARQFPLAAQREC; encoded by the coding sequence ATGACCGCAAAACAGTTCGCCACCGATATTGTCCGCGCGCTCCACGACCGCGGGCACCAGGCGTACCTGGTGGGCGGATGTGTGCGCGACCTCCAGCTCGGGCGCGAGCCCGCCGACTACGACGTGGCCACTGACGCCACGCCGGATGAAGTCATGCGCATCTTCCCCGACACATTCGCCGTCGGCGCGCAGTTCGGTGTGGTGCTCGTCCCGCTGCCGCGCGCGACCGAGGAGCAGCTCGCCGCGGTCCCCGACGAGCATCCCGGCTCCGGGCACCGTCACTCGGTCGAGGTCGCCACGTTTCGCAGTGACATCGGCTACTCTGACGGGCGCCATCCCGACCAGGTGCGCTTCAGCCGCAGCGCCGAAGAGGACGCGCAGCGCCGCGACTTCACCATCAACGCCCTGCTGCTCGATCCGCTCAACAACCAGCTGCTCGACTACGTGGGCGGACGCCGCGACCTGGAGCGCGGCATCATCCGCGCCATTGGCGATCCGCACCGGCGCTTCGCTGAAGACAAGCTGCGCATGCTGCGCGCCGTGCGCTTCGCTGCGCGCTTCGACTACTGGATCGAGCCCAAAACGCTGGCGGCCATCAAGGAACTCGCTCCGCAAATCCACCAGGTTTCGCACGAGCGCGTGCGCGACGAGCTGCTCAAGATGCTGACCGAAGGCCACGCGCGCCACGCCTTCGAGCTGCTCGACCAGACCGGCCTGCTCAAGGAAGTCCTGCCCGAGATTGCGGCGATGAAGGGCGTGGAGCAGCCGCCTCAGTTTCATCCCGAGGGCGATGTGTGGGTGCACACGCTGCTACTGCTCGATGGTCTTCAGGCCGGGGCTTCCGCCACGCTCGCGCTCGGCGCTTTGCTGCACGACGTGGGCAAGCCGCCCACCTTCCGCCGCGCCCCCGACCGCATCCGCTTCGACGGCCACGTGGAGGTCGGAATGAAGATGGCGCAGGAAATCTGCCGCCGGCTGCGGCTCTCGACCCACGAAACCGACCAGGTGGTGGCGCTCGTCGGCAACCACATGCGCTTTGCCGACGTGGAGCAGATGAAGGACTCGACCTTCAAGCGCTTTGTCCGCCTGCCGCGCTTCGACGAGCACATGGAACTCCATCGGCTCGACTGCATGGCCAGCCATCGCGACCTGGACCGCTACAATTTCACACGTCACCGATTGGCCGAAATGCCGCCCGAGGCGATCCGGCCGGCGCCGCTCATCACCGGCAGCGACCTGATCGCGGCCGGCTATGCGCCCGGGCCGCTGTTCAAGGAAATCCTTGCCGCCGTCGAAGACCAGCAGCTCGAAGGGCGTCTTGCGTCGCGGGACGAAGCCATGCAGTTCGTCGCGCGCCAGTTCCCGCTGGCCGCACAGCGCGAATGCTAA